In Gossypium arboreum isolate Shixiya-1 chromosome 6, ASM2569848v2, whole genome shotgun sequence, the following are encoded in one genomic region:
- the LOC108484134 gene encoding beta-1,3-galactosyltransferase 7-like isoform X1 — MKPHRSPKKISLNWIPFICLSFFTLGILFSNRLWVPPESNGQLLSQRRREQELQIVSGDCDTKKEVFFTMFTQTPGQDNDVMGEVLKTHEAIQPYRSLDKSVAMLEMQLAASRNSQEMDNGEASKVVSTLTRDRPPRKKVFMVIGINTAFSSRRRRDSVRETWMPQGEKLIQLEREKGIVIRFMIGHSATSNSILDRAIDSEEAQHKDFFRLEHVEGYHELSAKTKIFFSTAVAKWDAEFYVKVDDDVHVNLGMLGTTLGRHRSKPRVYIGCMKSGPVLSSKNVKYHEPEYWKFGEEGNKYFRHATGQIYAISKELATYISINQPILHKYANEDVSLGAWFIGLEVEHIDDRNMCCGTPPDCEWKAQAGNVCVASFDWSCSGICKSVEKLKTVHERCGEGDDAVWNTSL; from the exons ATGAAGCCACACCGTAGTCCCAAGAAGATCTCCCTTAATTGGATCCCATTCATCTGTCTCTCCTTCTTCACTCTTGGGATTCTCTTCAGTAACAG GCTGTGGGTCCCACCTGAATCTAACGGTCAACTTTTATCACAACGCCGACGTGAGCAGGAGTTGCAGATTGTCTCCGGTGATTGCGATACTAAGAAA GAAGTTTTTTTTACCATGTTTACACAGACGCCTGGACAAGATAATGATGTAATGGGTGAAGTTTTGAAAACCCATGAAGCAATTCA GCCTTACAGATCTCTAGACAAGTCGGTTGCAATGCTAGAGATGCAGTTAGCTGCCTCTCGTAATTCTCAGGAAATGGACAATGGGGAGGCATCTAAAGTTGTTTCAACCTTGACTCGCGATCGTCCACCTAGGAAGAAGGTGTTCATGGTCATTGGAATCAATACTGCTTTTAGTAGTAGGCGACGGCGCGATTCTGTCCGGGAGACTTGGATGCCACAAG GGGAAAAGCTTATTCAATTGGAGCGTGAGAAGGGGATCGTCATTCGTTTCATGATCGGCCATAG TGCAACATCTAACAGCATTTTAGATCGAGCTATTGATTCTGAGGAGGCTCAGCATAAGGATTTTTTTAGACTG GAGCATGTTGAAGGATATCACGAATTAtcagcaaaaacaaaaattttcttttctactGCAGTTGCAAAATGGGATGCTGAGTTCTATGTCAAGGTGGATGATGATGTCCATGTTAATCTTG GTATGCTAGGTACTACCCTTGGCCGTCACCGTTCCAAGCCCCGAGTCTATATAGGGTGCATGAAATCTGGACCTGTTCTTTCTAGCAA GAATGTTAAGTACCATGAACCAGAGTACTGGAAATTTGGAGAAGAGGGTAACAAATACTTCCGACATGCAACTGGTCAGATATATGCAATTTCAAAGGAGCTAGCAACCTACATCTCCATAAACCA GCCTATATTGCACAAGTATGCTAATGAAGATGTGTCCCTCGGGGCATGGTTTATTGGACTTGAGGTTGAGCACATAGATGATAGGAATATGTGCTGTGGGACTCCACCAG ATTGTGAGTGGAAGGCACAAGCAGGTAATGTCTGTGTTGCATCTTTCGACTGGAGCTGCAGTGGAATCTGCAAATCCGTCGAGAAGCTCAAAACCGTTCACGAAAGGTGTGGTGAAGGAGATGATGCGGTTTGGAACACTTCACTCTAA
- the LOC108484134 gene encoding beta-1,3-galactosyltransferase 7-like isoform X2 gives MKPHRSPKKISLNWIPFICLSFFTLGILFSNRLWVPPESNGQLLSQRRREQELQIVSGDCDTKKEVFFTMFTQTPGQDNDVMGEVLKTHEAIQSLDKSVAMLEMQLAASRNSQEMDNGEASKVVSTLTRDRPPRKKVFMVIGINTAFSSRRRRDSVRETWMPQGEKLIQLEREKGIVIRFMIGHSATSNSILDRAIDSEEAQHKDFFRLEHVEGYHELSAKTKIFFSTAVAKWDAEFYVKVDDDVHVNLGMLGTTLGRHRSKPRVYIGCMKSGPVLSSKNVKYHEPEYWKFGEEGNKYFRHATGQIYAISKELATYISINQPILHKYANEDVSLGAWFIGLEVEHIDDRNMCCGTPPDCEWKAQAGNVCVASFDWSCSGICKSVEKLKTVHERCGEGDDAVWNTSL, from the exons ATGAAGCCACACCGTAGTCCCAAGAAGATCTCCCTTAATTGGATCCCATTCATCTGTCTCTCCTTCTTCACTCTTGGGATTCTCTTCAGTAACAG GCTGTGGGTCCCACCTGAATCTAACGGTCAACTTTTATCACAACGCCGACGTGAGCAGGAGTTGCAGATTGTCTCCGGTGATTGCGATACTAAGAAA GAAGTTTTTTTTACCATGTTTACACAGACGCCTGGACAAGATAATGATGTAATGGGTGAAGTTTTGAAAACCCATGAAGCAATTCA ATCTCTAGACAAGTCGGTTGCAATGCTAGAGATGCAGTTAGCTGCCTCTCGTAATTCTCAGGAAATGGACAATGGGGAGGCATCTAAAGTTGTTTCAACCTTGACTCGCGATCGTCCACCTAGGAAGAAGGTGTTCATGGTCATTGGAATCAATACTGCTTTTAGTAGTAGGCGACGGCGCGATTCTGTCCGGGAGACTTGGATGCCACAAG GGGAAAAGCTTATTCAATTGGAGCGTGAGAAGGGGATCGTCATTCGTTTCATGATCGGCCATAG TGCAACATCTAACAGCATTTTAGATCGAGCTATTGATTCTGAGGAGGCTCAGCATAAGGATTTTTTTAGACTG GAGCATGTTGAAGGATATCACGAATTAtcagcaaaaacaaaaattttcttttctactGCAGTTGCAAAATGGGATGCTGAGTTCTATGTCAAGGTGGATGATGATGTCCATGTTAATCTTG GTATGCTAGGTACTACCCTTGGCCGTCACCGTTCCAAGCCCCGAGTCTATATAGGGTGCATGAAATCTGGACCTGTTCTTTCTAGCAA GAATGTTAAGTACCATGAACCAGAGTACTGGAAATTTGGAGAAGAGGGTAACAAATACTTCCGACATGCAACTGGTCAGATATATGCAATTTCAAAGGAGCTAGCAACCTACATCTCCATAAACCA GCCTATATTGCACAAGTATGCTAATGAAGATGTGTCCCTCGGGGCATGGTTTATTGGACTTGAGGTTGAGCACATAGATGATAGGAATATGTGCTGTGGGACTCCACCAG ATTGTGAGTGGAAGGCACAAGCAGGTAATGTCTGTGTTGCATCTTTCGACTGGAGCTGCAGTGGAATCTGCAAATCCGTCGAGAAGCTCAAAACCGTTCACGAAAGGTGTGGTGAAGGAGATGATGCGGTTTGGAACACTTCACTCTAA
- the LOC108484134 gene encoding beta-1,3-galactosyltransferase 7-like isoform X4 — protein sequence MKPHRSPKKISLNWIPFICLSFFTLGILFSNRLWVPPESNGQLLSQRRREQELQIVSGDCDTKKTPGQDNDVMGEVLKTHEAIQSLDKSVAMLEMQLAASRNSQEMDNGEASKVVSTLTRDRPPRKKVFMVIGINTAFSSRRRRDSVRETWMPQGEKLIQLEREKGIVIRFMIGHSATSNSILDRAIDSEEAQHKDFFRLEHVEGYHELSAKTKIFFSTAVAKWDAEFYVKVDDDVHVNLGMLGTTLGRHRSKPRVYIGCMKSGPVLSSKNVKYHEPEYWKFGEEGNKYFRHATGQIYAISKELATYISINQPILHKYANEDVSLGAWFIGLEVEHIDDRNMCCGTPPDCEWKAQAGNVCVASFDWSCSGICKSVEKLKTVHERCGEGDDAVWNTSL from the exons ATGAAGCCACACCGTAGTCCCAAGAAGATCTCCCTTAATTGGATCCCATTCATCTGTCTCTCCTTCTTCACTCTTGGGATTCTCTTCAGTAACAG GCTGTGGGTCCCACCTGAATCTAACGGTCAACTTTTATCACAACGCCGACGTGAGCAGGAGTTGCAGATTGTCTCCGGTGATTGCGATACTAAGAAA ACGCCTGGACAAGATAATGATGTAATGGGTGAAGTTTTGAAAACCCATGAAGCAATTCA ATCTCTAGACAAGTCGGTTGCAATGCTAGAGATGCAGTTAGCTGCCTCTCGTAATTCTCAGGAAATGGACAATGGGGAGGCATCTAAAGTTGTTTCAACCTTGACTCGCGATCGTCCACCTAGGAAGAAGGTGTTCATGGTCATTGGAATCAATACTGCTTTTAGTAGTAGGCGACGGCGCGATTCTGTCCGGGAGACTTGGATGCCACAAG GGGAAAAGCTTATTCAATTGGAGCGTGAGAAGGGGATCGTCATTCGTTTCATGATCGGCCATAG TGCAACATCTAACAGCATTTTAGATCGAGCTATTGATTCTGAGGAGGCTCAGCATAAGGATTTTTTTAGACTG GAGCATGTTGAAGGATATCACGAATTAtcagcaaaaacaaaaattttcttttctactGCAGTTGCAAAATGGGATGCTGAGTTCTATGTCAAGGTGGATGATGATGTCCATGTTAATCTTG GTATGCTAGGTACTACCCTTGGCCGTCACCGTTCCAAGCCCCGAGTCTATATAGGGTGCATGAAATCTGGACCTGTTCTTTCTAGCAA GAATGTTAAGTACCATGAACCAGAGTACTGGAAATTTGGAGAAGAGGGTAACAAATACTTCCGACATGCAACTGGTCAGATATATGCAATTTCAAAGGAGCTAGCAACCTACATCTCCATAAACCA GCCTATATTGCACAAGTATGCTAATGAAGATGTGTCCCTCGGGGCATGGTTTATTGGACTTGAGGTTGAGCACATAGATGATAGGAATATGTGCTGTGGGACTCCACCAG ATTGTGAGTGGAAGGCACAAGCAGGTAATGTCTGTGTTGCATCTTTCGACTGGAGCTGCAGTGGAATCTGCAAATCCGTCGAGAAGCTCAAAACCGTTCACGAAAGGTGTGGTGAAGGAGATGATGCGGTTTGGAACACTTCACTCTAA
- the LOC108486760 gene encoding vacuolar protein sorting-associated protein 9A-like translates to MENADVFLGLQDFLERMRQPSAADFVKSIKSFIVSFSNNAPEPERDSAAVQAFFANMEAAFRAHPLWAGCSEEELDSAGEGLEKYVMTKLFTRVFASLPDDVKLDEQLSEKMALVQQFVRPENLDIKPAFQNETSWLLAQKELQKINMYKAPRDKLVCILNCCKVINNLLLNASIASNENPPGADDFLPVLIYVTIKANPPQLHSNLLYIQRYRRQSRLVSEAAYFFTNMLSAEAFISNIDAKALSLEETEFEKNMEFARAILSGLSTDLDGLSSQINQLAGQDQREPTESRHHTLKEDQANRPKSSDGKSSSKDQSSISKVPSISELENRGATILLKEDQVSKVFQEYPYMFAHAGDLTVKDVEELLNNYKQLVFKYVCLLKGSDGASASFPLSKSQAQAQQHVETFKESQDHRAIAQNIGLQNDTDKEEDGPTRTSNQENTNSDLLKEEAVGSSEYSHDDTSEQ, encoded by the exons ATGGAGAACGCCGACGTTTTCTTAGGATTGCAAGATTTTCTAGAGCGTATGCGCCAGCCTTCCGCTGCTGATTTCGTCAAATCTATCAAAAG TTTCATAGTTTCGTTCTCCAACAATGCTCCTGAACCCGAAAGGGATAGTGCGGCCGTACAGGCATTCTTTGCCAACATGGAAGCTGCTTTTCGAGCTCATCCGCTTTGGGCTGGATGTTCAGAGGAGGAGTTGGACAGTGCTGGTGAA GGATTGGAGAAGTATGTTATGACAAAGTTATTTACCCGTGTGTTTGCTTCACTTCCAGATGATGTAAAGCTTGATGAACAACTTTCTGAGAAGATGGCTCTTGTTCAGCAATTCGTTCGGCCTGAGAACTTGGATATTAAGCCAGCCTTTCAGAATGAGACATCATGGCTG CTTGCACAGAAAGAGTTGCAAAAAATTAATATGTACAAGGCTCCAAGAGACAAGCTTGTGTGTATCCTCAATTGTTGCAAGGTTATCAATAATTTATTGCTTAATGCTTCAATTGCTTCAAATGAGAATCCTCCTGGAGCTGATGATTTTCTTCCTGTGTTGATTTATGTTACCATAAAG GCAAATCCTCCACAGCTGCACTCGAATTTATTGTATATACAACGTTATAGACGTCAGTCTCGATTAGTTTCTGAAGCAGCCTACTTTTTTACGAACATGCTGTCTGCTGAGGCTTTCATCTCAAATATTGATGCAAAAGCCCTTTCATTGGAGGAAACCGAGTTTGAGAAAAACATGGAGTTTGCTCGAGCTATTCTATCAGGCCTTTCAACAGATTTGGATGGTCTGTCCAGTCAAATTAACCAACTTGCTGGACAAGATCAGAGAGAACCAACTGAATCCAGACATCACACTCTTAAGGAGGACCAGGCTAATAGACCTAAATCTTCTGATGGAAAATCTTCAAGTAAAGATCAGTCATCAATCTCTAAAGTTCCATCCATCTCAGAATTGGAGAATAGAGGGGCGACTATACTTCTGAAGGAGGATCAAGTGAGTAAAGTGTTTCAAGAGTATCCATACATGTTTGCTCATGCCGGTGATTTGACAGTAAAAGACGTTGAAGAGCTGCTAAATAACTATAAACAACTGGTGTTCAAGTATGTTTGCCTTTTGAAAGGATCAGATGGTGCTTCTGCATCTTTTCCTTTGTCTAAGTCACAAGCTCAAGCCCAGCAACATGTTGAAACATTTAAGGAATCTCAAGATCATAGGGCAATAGCACAAAATATTGGGCTGCAAAACGATACTGACAAGGAGGAGGATGGCCCAACTAGAACTTCTAATCAAGAAAATACAAACTCCGATTTACTAAAGGAAGAGGCTGTTGGATCCTCGGAATACAGCCATGATGACACCTCTGAACAATAG
- the LOC108484134 gene encoding beta-1,3-galactosyltransferase 7-like isoform X3 encodes MKPHRSPKKISLNWIPFICLSFFTLGILFSNRLWVPPESNGQLLSQRRREQELQIVSGDCDTKKTPGQDNDVMGEVLKTHEAIQPYRSLDKSVAMLEMQLAASRNSQEMDNGEASKVVSTLTRDRPPRKKVFMVIGINTAFSSRRRRDSVRETWMPQGEKLIQLEREKGIVIRFMIGHSATSNSILDRAIDSEEAQHKDFFRLEHVEGYHELSAKTKIFFSTAVAKWDAEFYVKVDDDVHVNLGMLGTTLGRHRSKPRVYIGCMKSGPVLSSKNVKYHEPEYWKFGEEGNKYFRHATGQIYAISKELATYISINQPILHKYANEDVSLGAWFIGLEVEHIDDRNMCCGTPPDCEWKAQAGNVCVASFDWSCSGICKSVEKLKTVHERCGEGDDAVWNTSL; translated from the exons ATGAAGCCACACCGTAGTCCCAAGAAGATCTCCCTTAATTGGATCCCATTCATCTGTCTCTCCTTCTTCACTCTTGGGATTCTCTTCAGTAACAG GCTGTGGGTCCCACCTGAATCTAACGGTCAACTTTTATCACAACGCCGACGTGAGCAGGAGTTGCAGATTGTCTCCGGTGATTGCGATACTAAGAAA ACGCCTGGACAAGATAATGATGTAATGGGTGAAGTTTTGAAAACCCATGAAGCAATTCA GCCTTACAGATCTCTAGACAAGTCGGTTGCAATGCTAGAGATGCAGTTAGCTGCCTCTCGTAATTCTCAGGAAATGGACAATGGGGAGGCATCTAAAGTTGTTTCAACCTTGACTCGCGATCGTCCACCTAGGAAGAAGGTGTTCATGGTCATTGGAATCAATACTGCTTTTAGTAGTAGGCGACGGCGCGATTCTGTCCGGGAGACTTGGATGCCACAAG GGGAAAAGCTTATTCAATTGGAGCGTGAGAAGGGGATCGTCATTCGTTTCATGATCGGCCATAG TGCAACATCTAACAGCATTTTAGATCGAGCTATTGATTCTGAGGAGGCTCAGCATAAGGATTTTTTTAGACTG GAGCATGTTGAAGGATATCACGAATTAtcagcaaaaacaaaaattttcttttctactGCAGTTGCAAAATGGGATGCTGAGTTCTATGTCAAGGTGGATGATGATGTCCATGTTAATCTTG GTATGCTAGGTACTACCCTTGGCCGTCACCGTTCCAAGCCCCGAGTCTATATAGGGTGCATGAAATCTGGACCTGTTCTTTCTAGCAA GAATGTTAAGTACCATGAACCAGAGTACTGGAAATTTGGAGAAGAGGGTAACAAATACTTCCGACATGCAACTGGTCAGATATATGCAATTTCAAAGGAGCTAGCAACCTACATCTCCATAAACCA GCCTATATTGCACAAGTATGCTAATGAAGATGTGTCCCTCGGGGCATGGTTTATTGGACTTGAGGTTGAGCACATAGATGATAGGAATATGTGCTGTGGGACTCCACCAG ATTGTGAGTGGAAGGCACAAGCAGGTAATGTCTGTGTTGCATCTTTCGACTGGAGCTGCAGTGGAATCTGCAAATCCGTCGAGAAGCTCAAAACCGTTCACGAAAGGTGTGGTGAAGGAGATGATGCGGTTTGGAACACTTCACTCTAA